Proteins found in one Desulfuribacillus stibiiarsenatis genomic segment:
- the minC gene encoding septum site-determining protein MinC gives MEEKDVQPQPKKKNLVTIKGSNEGLSFILNDEEPFSYVAEELKQKVRRELSTLLTGPMVRIKIDCGSREITDKQRKLLEEIIALKENLILTRIDSVCTTPDLNLEQDYDNSSGRTEGQNSEQQKPERQKTEVVHIIHDDSAKLYRGTIRSGQVIEHDGNLVIYGDVNSGAKVMATGDIMVLGRIMGLVHAGSKGDKERVVAGSSWGSIQVRIADCIGKATPTSQEKEGYCLTIAYLDEYRIQFQHKKHLTN, from the coding sequence ATGGAAGAAAAGGACGTACAGCCACAACCAAAGAAAAAAAATCTAGTTACTATCAAAGGTAGTAATGAAGGATTATCTTTTATATTAAATGACGAAGAACCCTTTTCTTATGTTGCTGAAGAGTTGAAACAGAAAGTCCGTCGAGAGTTAAGTACGCTTTTAACAGGACCAATGGTTCGTATAAAAATAGATTGTGGATCACGGGAAATTACAGATAAGCAAAGAAAGCTACTAGAAGAAATTATAGCATTAAAAGAAAATCTTATTCTAACTAGGATTGATTCTGTATGTACTACTCCAGATTTAAATCTGGAACAAGATTATGACAACTCGAGTGGAAGAACTGAAGGGCAGAATTCTGAACAGCAGAAACCAGAGCGACAGAAAACAGAAGTCGTACATATAATTCACGATGATTCTGCTAAGTTATATCGCGGGACCATTCGATCGGGGCAAGTGATTGAACATGATGGGAACCTGGTGATTTATGGAGATGTGAATTCAGGCGCCAAAGTAATGGCAACTGGTGATATAATGGTACTGGGTAGAATTATGGGACTCGTCCATGCTGGCAGTAAAGGTGATAAAGAGCGAGTCGTTGCAGGGTCTTCATGGGGTAGTATACAGGTACGGATTGCAGATTGTATTGGAAAAGCTACGCCAACCTCTCAAGAGAAGGAAGGATATTGTTTAACGATTGCATATTTAGATGAATATCGTATTCAATTTCAACATAAAAAGCATTTAACGAATTAG